One Candidatus Roseilinea sp. genomic region harbors:
- the smpB gene encoding SsrA-binding protein, protein MSKANDNSIKIVASNRRATFDYALEERFEAGIVLTGGEIKSVRAGKMDLRDAFVQIRDGEAWLLNAYIPAYDLATGFARTAAQDGERRDRKLLLHKKEILELARGIERKGYTAIATKVYLKRGRAKVEVALAKGKKLYDKRQAVAKRDADRDIQRALRERY, encoded by the coding sequence ATGAGCAAAGCAAACGACAACTCGATAAAAATCGTCGCGTCCAATCGTCGGGCGACCTTCGACTATGCGCTCGAGGAGCGGTTTGAGGCGGGGATCGTCTTGACCGGAGGGGAGATCAAGTCGGTTCGAGCGGGCAAAATGGATTTGCGCGATGCGTTCGTGCAAATCCGCGACGGTGAAGCGTGGTTGCTCAACGCTTACATTCCGGCCTACGATCTCGCCACCGGCTTTGCGCGCACGGCAGCGCAGGACGGCGAACGCCGCGATCGCAAGTTGCTGTTACACAAAAAGGAGATCCTCGAACTGGCGCGCGGCATCGAGCGCAAAGGCTACACCGCCATCGCCACCAAAGTGTATCTCAAGCGCGGACGCGCAAAAGTCGAAGTCGCGCTGGCAAAGGGCAAGAAGCTGTATGACAAGCGACAAGCCGTGGCCAAACGCGACGCCGACCGGGATATTCAACGCGCTTTGCGCGAGCGATACTAA
- a CDS encoding hypothetical protein (possible pseudo, frameshifted), which produces MLAECSGGQIELLRIAVHPSSYVYVNDPAMLAGLYASDRAHCEEYLQKVAAGIRQAAPTLTVTTAVLEGLVADAILDRAEEVGADLIVMSTHGRSGMERWLLGSVAEKVVRGAKTPVMLIRPQQTGAPATSAPATAAPQ; this is translated from the coding sequence ATGCTGGCCGAGTGCTCCGGCGGGCAAATCGAGCTGTTGCGCATCGCCGTGCATCCGTCGAGCTACGTCTACGTCAACGATCCGGCCATGCTCGCCGGCCTATACGCTAGCGACCGCGCGCATTGCGAGGAGTACTTGCAAAAGGTAGCTGCCGGCATCAGGCAGGCAGCGCCAACACTGACGGTCACGACGGCAGTGCTTGAAGGGCTGGTCGCCGATGCGATCCTCGACCGCGCAGAGGAGGTGGGCGCCGATCTGATCGTCATGTCCACGCACGGCCGCAGCGGCATGGAGCGTTGGTTGCTCGGCAGCGTGGCCGAAAAGGTCGTGCGCGGCGCGAAGACTCCGGTGATGCTCATCCGTCCTCAGCAGACAGGCGCACCGGCGACGTCGGCGCCGGCAACTGCCGCGCCGCAGTAA